A stretch of the Streptomyces venezuelae genome encodes the following:
- a CDS encoding HAD domain-containing protein: MIGSAQRPLLFLDVDGPLIPFGGSERYPTYRTGVEPPPGSEAHPLLARIDPRHGPRLTMLSCDLVWATTWMDDANEWIAPRIGLPRLPVVAWPEPSAVDEQDERHGLHWKTRTLVDWAAERAFVWVDDEITDIDRTWVSVHHPGPALLHRVDARRGLTDRDYQEIGRWLGTIG; the protein is encoded by the coding sequence ATGATCGGTTCCGCCCAGCGCCCCCTGCTCTTCCTCGATGTCGACGGTCCGCTCATCCCCTTCGGCGGGTCGGAGCGGTACCCCACGTATCGGACCGGGGTCGAGCCGCCGCCCGGGAGCGAGGCCCATCCGCTGCTGGCCAGGATCGATCCCCGGCACGGGCCCCGCTTGACGATGCTCTCGTGCGATCTCGTCTGGGCCACGACCTGGATGGACGATGCGAACGAGTGGATCGCCCCACGGATCGGCCTGCCCCGGCTCCCGGTGGTGGCCTGGCCGGAACCATCCGCCGTGGACGAGCAGGACGAACGGCACGGTCTTCACTGGAAGACCCGCACCCTCGTCGACTGGGCCGCCGAACGTGCCTTCGTCTGGGTCGATGACGAGATCACCGACATCGACCGGACCTGGGTGTCCGTACACCACCCCGGACCGGCCCTCCTGCACCGCGTCGACGCCCGGCGCGGCCTCACCGACCGCGACTACCAGGAGATCGGCCGGTGGCTCGGCACGATCGGCTGA